The following is a genomic window from Adhaeribacter radiodurans.
TAGTAGCTTTGTTCGAGCAACCACCGGCTTCAGAGTAAATATACTCAATGGTATGGGTACCTACTCCGGCCGTAGCCGGGTTAAATACCCCATTGGCATTCATGCCATTTCCTACCCAAACCCCTCCTGCCGGCGAACCGGAAAGCGTAACTTCTTCAGCGTTTACGCATAGACTGGTCGGTAAACCGGTAAACGAAACAGTAGGCAAGGATTTTACCACGATGGTAGATGTGGCTGCATTGGTACAGCCGTTTTCATTGGTATAAGTATAAGTAATCGTGTGGGTACCTATGCCGGCAACGGAAGCACTAAATTGCCCATCTTTTACGCCGGTTCCGGAATAAGAACCACCTTTCGGTAAGCCGCCAGCTAAAGTAAAGGTTGCTGCCTCGGTACAAACCGGGGTAAAAGCGGCCAGCGTAACAGTTGGCAAAGAATAGATTTTAACCTCCTGCGTGTAAGTATTGGAGCATCCCAGGGTGTTGCTTACCGTTAGCTGCACTTTATACGTTCCGGAGGCACGATACGTGTGGGAAGGATGCTGTTCCGTGGACGTGCTGCCATCCCCAAAGTTCCAGTTATACGTCATAGAACCAGAACTAACCGTACTTTGGTTGGTGAAGGTCAACGGCTCGTTTATGCAGGCTTCCACCTCAGCGAATTTGGCTTCGGGCGTGGCAATTATGGTAACGGTTTTGCTCACGGCACTGTAACAGCCTTCGTCGGAGTAAGCTTTTAAGGTAACGGTATAGGTTCCGGATTGAGCGTATATATGGTTCGGGTTCTGCACCACAGCACTATCCCCATCGCCGAAATTCCATTCGTAGCGGGTAATGGTACCGGGGCTTACACTGGCAGTTCCCAGGAACGGTACCGCTACCCCCGCGCATTTAGTCGTAAAATTAAAACTAACGGTAGGACTTGGCTTTTTAAAGCGGGCAACCCGTAAAGTATCATTACTTACATTATCGTCCTGAATACCTACGAGCCAAACTTTAAAATCATATTGCCCTTCTTTTAACAAATTCTGGCTTTCCTTAAAGGTATATTCAATATCATTGTTAATGGAGCCCGGAATGGTTTCGGTAAATATGGGGCCTTTGTTTACCTGGTAAGCTACTTTCAGATTAGTAAACGGAATATCTCCGAACTGAATAATATTAGCCGTTACCGACTCCGACGAGGTTTGGTCACAATCCAGGGCCGGGCTGATGAGGCGGGTAATCCCAAAGTCGACGGTAAATTCATCGGCGCCAATATCCGGGGCGGAGCTGTTGCGAATCTCACCATCAATATCCAGTAAAACGCCAGCCACCGGTATACCGGCTCCGTTTAAATTACGCTGGTAGGTTCTAAATTCCGTTTTACTTTTGAAGAAAGGGTTAACGGCTTTGGAGTTCGCATCCCCTTTCAAGGCCTGCCCCCACGTGCTTAGGTTCGTGTAGTCCGTACCGGCATAATGCCCCAGCTTGCCGCCCGAAGAATAATAATCATTGTAGTCAATGTCGTTCGTACCACTCAGAGCTGCACCAATGTATGCGGCATAGCCCCCACCGGAGTTGGCGAAGATGTTGTTCTTCACCGTGAAGTTGCCGTTGTTGCCTTGCACCGAAAAAGCCCGCGCCTGGCTCAGGTCCGTCCCCGTGGTATGCACGCTGTTGAAAACTACTTTTACATTCGAACTGCTATTCAGCGATATGCCGTAAGTCGTTCCTTGCCCTTGCGTCTGCACAAAGTTGTTGGCTATCAAGGTGCCTTGTGCCCCATTTAAATTTATAGCATTGGCATTAGTAACACCCGTTATCTTATTACCGCTGATTTCTGCTACACCATTGCCTTCAATGTTGATAGCATAACCCGTTTGGGCAGAAGCGACAATACTATTGTTCGATATCACGTTGCCTGAAGTGCTATATCCACCGGTATATTGATAAATTTTGCCATCACTGATTGTATTACTGGTTATGGCACTATTGCTCCATCTATGGATTAAATTGATCTCTCCCGTAATAAGATTTGAATCTATAAATACTTTGTTCATAGGCGCATAGGCCCCATATGCATATACGGAATAATACCCTGGTTTTAAACCTTCTATTCGGTTTCTCCTTATAATAATATCACTGCAACCTGCTACATCACCACTAGTACTTTGTAAACTTATGTAAGTGTATAACATCCGGCTATTTGCAATAGTGATGTTGTTAGACTCACGTATACTTATTGTTTTCGCTTGAAAATAGTAATTACCACTATTGAAAGAGCAGTTAGCAAAATCCGTATACCTACTTTTTTCAATCTTCACTATATTGCTGTTACTACTCCTAATAAAGCCAAGCTTCTTAAAGCTGAGGTATTCTCCCCCATTAACCAGTAAAGTATAATCCAGCACTGAATTTTCCTGATTATAGCTTAGAACCGCTTTCGTGCTGTCGCCACTCTCTGACTCAAATACAATCTTGTTAGTAGCTGAAGCACCGGTTACTTTGCCAATCACCACCTGCTCATTATAGGTGCCGTTGCGTACTTTGAACGTCACCGGTCCAACCACGCCCGCATTGTTGAGAACCGTCACCGCTTCGGTGAACGTCTTGAAGTCTGGTGAACTGCCCCCTATCGTGTATACCCCAGAAAGAGCCGCTACCAGGTTCTGCACCGTTGCTGTATCGTTATAGCGGTTCAGGTCCTGTTGGCTATTGGGATTAGTAGCCCAGGCATCAATGTCAAAAATGGAAGCCCCCGAGAAGTTATGTGTTTTTAGGGTTACTTCCTCCGATGCCCCACTAACTAAGTTACCACTCCAATTAACAGGTGTTTGAGTTACCTTATTTATCTGCCAATTAAGGGTAGCCGAAGAAAGTGTATTTAGCCCTTGATTTCTTAGTAATACTTTCACTGGCACCGATGTACTAATAAGCGGACTTGTAGGAGTAATAATGGCATCTAGCCCTGCATCAATCTCAATTGGCGTGTACTCTTTAGCTCCTATATCGGGTTTACTACTATTCCGTGTAGTACTGTCAATGTCTTTGGTAATATTGGTGACGGGCGTACCTGCGTCATTAAGGGCTATATGATTTGTATCCAGGTCCGTTTTACTTTTAAAGAAGGGGTTAACAGCTTTGGAGTTCGCATCCCCTTTCAAGGCCTGCCCCCACGTGCTTAGGTTCGTGTAGTCCGTACCGGCATAATGCCCCAGCTTGCCGCCCGAAGAATAATAGTCGTTGTAGTCGAGGTCGTTGGTACCTGTCAGAGCCGTGCCAATAAAAGCCGCATAACCCCCACCGGAATTGGCGAAGATGTTGTTCTTCACCGTGAAGTTGCCGTTGTTGCCTTGCACCGAAAAAGCCCGCGCCTGGCTCAGGTCCGTCCCCGTGGTATGCACGCTGTTGAAAACTACTTTTACATTCGAACTGCTATTCAGCGATATGCCGTAAGTCGTTCCTTGCCCTTGCGTCTGCACAAAGTTGTTGGCTATCAAGGTGCCTTGTGCCCCATTTAAATTTATAGCATTGGCATTAGTAACACCCGTTATCTTATTACCGCTGATTTCTGCTACACCATTGCCTTCAATGTTGATAGCATAACCCGTTTGGGCAGAAGCGACAATACTATTGTTCGATATCACGTTGCCTGAAGTGCTATATCCACCGGTATATTGATAAATTTTGCCATCACTGATTGTATTACTGGTTATGGCACTATTGCTCCATCTATGGATTAAATTGATCTCTCCCGTAATAAGATTTGAATCTATAAATACTTTGTTCATAGGCGCATAGGCCCCATATGCATATACGGAATAATACCCTGGTTTTAAACCTTCTATTCGGTTTCTCCTTATAATAATATCACTGCAACCTGCTACATCACCACTAGTACTTTGTAAACTTATGTAAGTGTATAACATCCGGCTATTTGCAATAGTGATGTTGTTAGACTCACGTATACTTATTGTTTTCGCTTGAAAATAGTAATTACCACTATTGAAAGAGCAGTTAGCAAAATCCGTATACCTACTTTTTTCAATCTTCACTATATTGCTGTTACTACTCCTAATAAAGCCAAGCTTCTTAAAGCTGAGGTATTCTCCCCCATTAACCAGTAAAGTATAATCCAGCACTGAATTTTCCTGATTATAGCTTAGAACCGCTTTCGTGCTGTCGCCACTCTCTGACTCAAATACAATCTTGTTAGTAGCTGAAGCACCGGTTACTTTGCCAATCACCACCTGCTCATTATAGGTGCCGTTGCGTACTTTGAACGTCACCGGTCCAACCACGCCCGCATTGTTGAGAACCGTCACCGCTTCGGTGAACGTCTTGAAGTCTGGTGAACTGCCCCCTATCGTGTATACCCCAGAAAGAGCCGCTACCAGGTTCTGCACCGTTGCTGTATCGTTATAACGATTAGGATCAAGCTGATTGTTAGGGCTGCTGGTCCAAGTTTTTATATTGAACAAAGGAGCACCGGTAAAAGTATAAGTCTTGAGTGTAACTTCCTCCGATGCAGTACTTGCCAAACTTCCGCTCCAGTTAATTGGTGGTTGGGCTACACCATTTACCTGCCAATTAATAGTAGCCGAAGAAAGTGTACTTAATCCTTGATTGCGCAATAGGACTTTTACGGGTATAGTTGTACCGCTCAATGGACTTTGAGGAGAAGTTATCGCATCTAAGCCGGCATCGATTGCTACTGGAATGTATTCTTTGGCACCAATGTCTGGTTTTCTCGCATCCCGGGTAATTCCATCTATATCTTTAGTAAAGCCACTGATACTTGTACCCGCATTATTTAAAGCAATGTGGTTTATATGTGGCTCGGTTTTATTTTTAAAGAAGGGGTTAACAGCTTTGGAGTTCGCATCCCCTTTCAAGGCCTGCCCCCACGTGCTTAGGTTCGTGTAGTCCGTACCGGCATAATGCCCCAGCTTGCCGCCCGAAGAATAATAGTCGTTGTAGTCGAGGTCGTTGGTACCTGTCAGAGCCGTGCCAATAAAAGCCGCATAACCCCCACCGGAATTGGCGAAGATGTTGTTCTTCACCGTGAAGTTGCCGTTGTTGCCTTGCACCGAAAAA
Proteins encoded in this region:
- a CDS encoding PKD domain-containing protein; protein product: MKKIYLLFFWWVLVLITGRSFGQTYILNEDFSSASETTPPTGWLNNATGGGAADKWRFNNPGIRTLNYPFTGNFAIFDSDNYSQADGAENVILESKFFDASISSNTLLTFDHFFAGGKNGKGTLEIFNGTTWSVLDTYVDSTANPESKLYNISAKVGGVTNAKVRFRWTGNASYYWALDNIRIYAPLSRDGGLVKLSAPEMPFSSGSQAIKVGLGNYGINSLTSTTLNWQVNGVAQTPYNWTGSLAFGKVKDDITLANYNFQQGKAYQLKIWQENPNGQKDLNALNDTIIATLYSSLSGVYTIGGSSPDFKTFTEAVTVLNNAGVVGPVTFKVRNGTYNEQVVIGKVTGASATNKIVFESESGDSTKAVLSYNQENSVLDYTLLVNGGEYLSFKKLGFIRSSNSNIVKIEKSRYTDFANCSFNSGNYYFQAKTISIRESNNITIANSRMLYTYISLQSTSGDVAGCSDIIIRRNRIEGLKPGYYSVYAYGAYAPMNKVFIDSNLITGEINLIHRWSNSAITSNTISDGKIYQYTGGYSTSGNVISNNSIVASAQTGYAINIEGNGVAEISGNKITGVTNANAINLNGAQGTLIANNFVQTQGQGTTYGISLNSSSNVKVVFNSVHTTGTDLSQARAFSVQGNNGNFTVKNNIFANSGGGYAAFIGTALTGTNDLDYNDYYSSGGKLGHYAGTDYTNLSTWGQALKGDANSKAVNPFFKNKTEPHINHIALNNAGTSISGFTKDIDGITRDARKPDIGAKEYIPVAIDAGLDAITSPQSPLSGTTIPVKVLLRNQGLSTLSSATINWQVNGVAQPPINWSGSLASTASEEVTLKTYTFTGAPLFNIKTWTSSPNNQLDPNRYNDTATVQNLVAALSGVYTIGGSSPDFKTFTEAVTVLNNAGVVGPVTFKVRNGTYNEQVVIGKVTGASATNKIVFESESGDSTKAVLSYNQENSVLDYTLLVNGGEYLSFKKLGFIRSSNSNIVKIEKSRYTDFANCSFNSGNYYFQAKTISIRESNNITIANSRMLYTYISLQSTSGDVAGCSDIIIRRNRIEGLKPGYYSVYAYGAYAPMNKVFIDSNLITGEINLIHRWSNSAITSNTISDGKIYQYTGGYSTSGNVISNNSIVASAQTGYAINIEGNGVAEISGNKITGVTNANAINLNGAQGTLIANNFVQTQGQGTTYGISLNSSSNVKVVFNSVHTTGTDLSQARAFSVQGNNGNFTVKNNIFANSGGGYAAFIGTALTGTNDLDYNDYYSSGGKLGHYAGTDYTNLSTWGQALKGDANSKAVNPFFKSKTDLDTNHIALNDAGTPVTNITKDIDSTTRNSSKPDIGAKEYTPIEIDAGLDAIITPTSPLISTSVPVKVLLRNQGLNTLSSATLNWQINKVTQTPVNWSGNLVSGASEEVTLKTHNFSGASIFDIDAWATNPNSQQDLNRYNDTATVQNLVAALSGVYTIGGSSPDFKTFTEAVTVLNNAGVVGPVTFKVRNGTYNEQVVIGKVTGASATNKIVFESESGDSTKAVLSYNQENSVLDYTLLVNGGEYLSFKKLGFIRSSNSNIVKIEKSRYTDFANCSFNSGNYYFQAKTISIRESNNITIANSRMLYTYISLQSTSGDVAGCSDIIIRRNRIEGLKPGYYSVYAYGAYAPMNKVFIDSNLITGEINLIHRWSNSAITSNTISDGKIYQYTGGYSTSGNVISNNSIVASAQTGYAINIEGNGVAEISGNKITGVTNANAINLNGAQGTLIANNFVQTQGQGTTYGISLNSSSNVKVVFNSVHTTGTDLSQARAFSVQGNNGNFTVKNNIFANSGGGYAAYIGAALSGTNDIDYNDYYSSGGKLGHYAGTDYTNLSTWGQALKGDANSKAVNPFFKSKTEFRTYQRNLNGAGIPVAGVLLDIDGEIRNSSAPDIGADEFTVDFGITRLISPALDCDQTSSESVTANIIQFGDIPFTNLKVAYQVNKGPIFTETIPGSINNDIEYTFKESQNLLKEGQYDFKVWLVGIQDDNVSNDTLRVARFKKPSPTVSFNFTTKCAGVAVPFLGTASVSPGTITRYEWNFGDGDSAVVQNPNHIYAQSGTYTVTLKAYSDEGCYSAVSKTVTIIATPEAKFAEVEACINEPLTFTNQSTVSSGSMTYNWNFGDGSTSTEQHPSHTYRASGTYKVQLTVSNTLGCSNTYTQEVKIYSLPTVTLAAFTPVCTEAATFTLAGGLPKGGSYSGTGVKDGQFSASVAGIGTHTITYTYTNENGCTNAATSTIVVKSLPTVSFTGLPTSLCVNAEEVTLSGSPAGGVWVGNGMNANGVFNPATAGVGTHTIEYIYSEAGGCSNKATKTITINEAPENLTASSNSPVTAGASLTLSAATITNAIYAWTGPNNFTATTQKATIENVTSSAAGTYTVTATVNGCSVSATVSVSIQQAVAVSSFSPLSGPVGTVVTIKGSGFTNISSVKFNNTNASYAVKDAQTIVATVPAGSSTGLISVTTPNGTATSNSNFTVLSNTITGSALSVSRLCAGSPVNVPFTTTGSFNGSNIFKVQLSDAKGSFAVPITIGVGNTSPVAAFIPVTTITGTGYRVRVISSNPAVIGTDNGTNLSVQGKLATPVVSANSPVLGGVLKLRVNTVPGATYKWTGPNGFTSTLHNPTINKVTGRAAGMYSVTVLVNGCTSNPGTVQVIIVPVPKAITLVVNTVSGYSNTQVLVPVRVKDLKNIMSIQGSINWNTAVATYVGVESFGLKQMTRRNFGTTQVNTGKLSFSWKSAGSISQSLNDNAILFAVRLKLVGPAGSFTPISVTNKPVKIEVTDKNLNVVEVKTKAGAAIILSEVAVTGTIRSEAGSSISGVTIKATSSKTNLGSKKVTTLSNGNYRFNLSYNQPYVLTPSKKNDVEVTNGVTTLDLVHIQRHISKKQLLNSPYKIIAADVNGSGTVTNQDINLIRAFILGYTKSFPGGRLWRFVRSDFTFASITNPFPFDSARTYSKISSLSNQDFIGMKLGDVTNSWDATNARIQIAGDLNFNLLDLKVLPDTEIRVPVTVKNFRNVSGYQFTLNWDPTVLEFTQVENAAVEGIFGTHSVRDGKLTTAWSVNDNDSLSLADDTQVFQVRFKVIGNGGTKSKIAINSAITGSVAYTGSLKQLNVLNTEALIKVKDFGFELKQNYPNPFRSETTIGFTVPEQQQVTFTIYNALGQVVKRTTGIYPKGEHAIIWKLDDSSGLKVSSGTYFCRMQAGKFSETIQMIVSD